The DNA region TGAAGCAGTTGAAAACAACGCAGAGCAGGAAGCAGAAGCAGCTGATACTACTGCTGCAGTAGTAGCAAAAGAAGAAGTAGCAGCGCAGGAAACTCCGGCTCCGGTACAAGAAGAAGAAGTAAAAGAGCTTACTTTTCACCAAATCATTAAGCAAAAGTTCATCGAAGGTGGTGCAGGATTCATGGGAATTGTACTTCTTGCTTTAATTTTAGGTTTAGCAATCGCAATTGAGAGAATTATCTACTTAAATCTTGCTACAACCAATACTGATAAACTTATTAAGAGTGTTGAAGATGCTCTTGCTTCAGGTGGTGTAGAAGAGGCTAAAGAAGTTTGTAGAAATACCAGAGGTCCTGTGGCTTCAATTTTCTACCAGGGTCTTGACCGCATGGATGAAGGTGTGGAAATGGTTGAAAAATCAGTTGTATCTTACGGTGGTGTTCAAATGGGACAATTAGAGAAAAACATTTCTTGGTTATCATTGTTTATCGCTTTGGCTCCAATGCTTGGGTTCATGGGTACTGTAATTGGTATGATTGCAGCATTCGACTCTATTGAAGCAGCTGGTAACATTTCTCCAACACTTGTAGCAAAAGGTATTAAGCAAGCACTTTTAACAACTGTATTTGGTTTGATCGTTGCTATTATCCTTCAAATTTTCTATAACTACATTGTATCAAAAGTTGATAGCATCGTGAACAAAATGGAAGATGCATCTATCTCATTGATTGATTTGTTAGTTAAGTATAAAAAGTAATTTCTTATAGAAATGGATAAAGTTCAAAAAATATTAACATATGTGATCGCTCTGATTGCTGTTATTTCTGCCTACTTATGGTGGTCGTTAGCAGGTCAGGAAGATCCTGTTGCTAGTGATGTTGATTCTTTCTATTCGCTTACTGTTATTATGTTGGCAGCGACTGTAGGAATTACCATTGTAGCATCTTTACTTCAGTTGTTTACTGATGGTAAAAAATTAAAGCAAGCTCTGATTGTACTGGTATTATTTGGAGCTATAGTTGGTGTATCTTACGGTTTAGCTTCTGATGAAGAAGTAGTATTCTTGGGTGAAACTTTAACAAAATCACCACAGGAGTCTAAGATGGTAGGAACAGGAATGTATACAACCTACATTACAGGAATTTTAGCTATTTTATCAATAGTTTTATCGCCTGTAATTAAATTTATAAAATAATATGGCCAAAAGAGAAATTCCGGAAATCAATGCCGGCTCTATGGCCGATATTGCTTTCTTGCTTTTGATTTTCTTCCTTGTAACAACAACAATGGATGTAGATACGGGTATTTCACGTAAATTACCTCCAATACAGGAAGAAGATAATACAGAAAAACCGCCACCGATTAAAGAGAAAAATTTATTTGAGGTGGTTGCAAATGCTAATGATCAGTTGATGGTTGAAGGAAATCTGATGTCTGTTAAAGACTTGCGTCAGGCGACGAAAGATTTCTTGAACAACAACGGTGACGGATCTTGTGATTACTGTACAGGTATAAGAGACCCTAGATCATCAGATAATCCGTTTAAGGGAATTATCACTGTTCAGAACGACCGTGGTACATCATATAATCTTTATATTACTGTTCAGAATGAGTTGGTAGGAGCAATCAACGAGCTTAGAGAAGAACTGGCAATGAGAAAGTACGGTAGATCTATGGATGAACTTGATGAGGATTCTCAGAAAGAAATTCAAAAGTTGTACCCTCAAAAGATTTCGGAAGCAGAACCGGTTGATTTATCAAAAAACTAAAATAAAACGATATTATGTCTAAATTTAGAAAAAAAGGAGGAAA from Bacteroidota bacterium includes:
- a CDS encoding MotA/TolQ/ExbB proton channel family protein, with translation MKRVFSILAVTGLLTFGALNNVSAQDQQENVEAVENNAEQEAEAADTTAAVVAKEEVAAQETPAPVQEEEVKELTFHQIIKQKFIEGGAGFMGIVLLALILGLAIAIERIIYLNLATTNTDKLIKSVEDALASGGVEEAKEVCRNTRGPVASIFYQGLDRMDEGVEMVEKSVVSYGGVQMGQLEKNISWLSLFIALAPMLGFMGTVIGMIAAFDSIEAAGNISPTLVAKGIKQALLTTVFGLIVAIILQIFYNYIVSKVDSIVNKMEDASISLIDLLVKYKK
- a CDS encoding biopolymer transporter ExbD; the protein is MAKREIPEINAGSMADIAFLLLIFFLVTTTMDVDTGISRKLPPIQEEDNTEKPPPIKEKNLFEVVANANDQLMVEGNLMSVKDLRQATKDFLNNNGDGSCDYCTGIRDPRSSDNPFKGIITVQNDRGTSYNLYITVQNELVGAINELREELAMRKYGRSMDELDEDSQKEIQKLYPQKISEAEPVDLSKN